Proteins encoded together in one Halalkaliarchaeum sp. AArc-CO window:
- a CDS encoding transposase, with translation MSNTSTALQDVASVDDFLNVAATETVSLFDHLEFEFLLEYDVFAPARRGRTRVHEPPDLFRGFLHCYYEDVYGTRPVTRELQNGLVWYYCGLDKPPSRDTVDRFLTDLEHVIDDVFDRLVEQAAARGLLDSTYSIDSTHVEAIQHNDAASWNYDPTAEEYYYGFGCTIVSTGSKIPIAAEFTQAKQADQETAMRVTRDALAVDTPVWMLGDSAYDILDWHDHLLAAGVVPIAPYNPRNTDDPKDIEYRIEDRIEEHSEDVQLKQSILEETYNNRTGVERTNDAVKDCGLGQVCARGRVHARTEVFLALCLRLVVAITNYERGNNPGCEKL, from the coding sequence GTGTCCAACACCAGCACAGCCCTGCAAGACGTAGCTTCGGTAGACGACTTCTTGAATGTCGCGGCTACCGAGACGGTATCGCTGTTCGACCATCTTGAGTTCGAGTTTCTGCTGGAGTACGACGTGTTCGCCCCCGCTCGCCGGGGGCGAACACGAGTTCACGAGCCACCTGATCTCTTTCGCGGCTTTTTGCACTGCTACTACGAGGATGTCTACGGCACACGTCCGGTGACACGAGAACTTCAGAACGGCCTTGTCTGGTACTACTGCGGACTCGACAAACCGCCATCCAGAGACACGGTTGATCGCTTTCTCACCGACCTCGAACACGTTATTGACGATGTCTTCGACAGACTCGTCGAGCAGGCCGCCGCCCGCGGCCTGCTCGACTCCACGTACTCCATCGATTCGACCCACGTTGAAGCGATCCAACACAACGACGCTGCCTCGTGGAATTACGATCCAACAGCTGAGGAATACTACTACGGCTTCGGCTGTACGATCGTTTCAACCGGTTCAAAGATCCCGATAGCAGCGGAGTTCACACAGGCCAAACAAGCGGATCAGGAGACGGCGATGCGCGTCACGCGTGACGCGCTCGCCGTCGATACACCGGTCTGGATGCTGGGAGACAGCGCCTACGACATCCTCGATTGGCACGACCACCTGCTGGCCGCAGGGGTCGTGCCAATCGCTCCATACAATCCGCGAAACACTGACGACCCGAAAGACATCGAGTACAGGATCGAAGACCGAATCGAGGAACACAGCGAGGACGTGCAGCTGAAACAGTCCATCTTGGAGGAGACGTACAACAACCGGACAGGAGTCGAACGAACCAACGACGCAGTCAAGGACTGCGGCCTCGGGCAGGTCTGCGCCCGAGGCCGCGTCCACGCACGGACAGAAGTGTTCCTTGCGCTGTGTCTCCGACTCGTCGTGGCCATCACCAACTACGAGCGAGGAAACAATCCGGGCTGTGAGAAGCTATGA
- a CDS encoding PD-(D/E)XK nuclease family protein: MSSSLSPSRLANYATCPRLYDYRYTQDVNAPDRTELYLNQGTIYHETIEDVCDATDRDDDPETIHNRAMQVFDAKWDEHSTPDDYESAAHQEYQRAENRAAIASFFDPDGGDGIEHARYSVTTECWVECEVDGRELHGKADNVVRTDDGLHIFDYKRNTDGILSSGTAEYLNDHFNGEAHEPKRVRNAFQTATYVEGVKNEPFYEDGMEVRFSFYGILNSTSFESTPSGYDVSARGWPRETTEIYENHYDTIWALIRDAHDGITGETYEPEPLDLITEEACPDCDYREMCADRLSTEVHR; encoded by the coding sequence ATGAGTTCGTCGCTCTCCCCGTCGCGGTTAGCGAACTACGCGACGTGTCCGCGGCTGTACGACTACCGCTACACGCAAGACGTGAACGCGCCGGACCGTACAGAACTGTATCTCAACCAAGGAACGATCTACCACGAGACTATCGAGGACGTGTGTGATGCGACTGACCGCGATGACGACCCGGAGACGATACACAACCGGGCGATGCAGGTCTTCGATGCGAAGTGGGACGAACACAGTACCCCGGACGACTACGAATCCGCTGCGCATCAGGAGTACCAACGAGCTGAGAACCGCGCTGCCATCGCGTCGTTCTTCGATCCGGACGGCGGTGACGGGATCGAGCACGCTCGCTACTCGGTCACCACGGAATGTTGGGTGGAGTGCGAAGTGGATGGTCGAGAACTCCACGGGAAAGCTGACAACGTCGTCCGGACTGACGACGGGCTGCACATCTTCGACTACAAGCGGAACACGGACGGGATTCTTTCGTCGGGGACAGCCGAATACCTTAACGACCATTTCAACGGAGAGGCCCACGAACCGAAGCGGGTCCGGAACGCGTTCCAGACGGCGACATACGTCGAAGGCGTGAAGAATGAACCGTTCTACGAGGACGGGATGGAGGTTCGGTTCAGCTTTTACGGAATCCTCAACAGCACGTCGTTCGAGAGCACCCCGAGCGGATACGACGTGTCCGCGCGTGGCTGGCCTCGGGAAACCACGGAAATCTACGAGAACCACTACGACACGATTTGGGCGCTCATCCGAGACGCCCACGATGGTATCACGGGTGAGACGTACGAGCCGGAACCGCTCGACCTTATTACTGAGGAGGCGTGCCCGGACTGCGACTATCGAGAGATGTGTGCTGACCGACTGTCCACGGAGGTGCACCGATGA
- a CDS encoding DNA helicase UvrD gives MSNHSSHRQFDGALVTVPFGGENVERTARNEYRMLLDEHDSEDVLVITGAPTSADTFREALGEELPGAATPYVTSSVVHATDVLNQTDDRVILSDALRRELLYRFLADYEWDTEYLQRASAQPSFIEDVDAVMGTISWQTVRPDDTPELRDITTALDAFHEWLAEHGHMERGQLISEALDVLTGDARGDVVDFDAVIAVEFEEFFPLDRAYLDALAGDCELVCVAEEHASVRRTWVETGPVTNYVSFSESRQGASGTPSTRPAATAAYFAEETVPEDPEAGSVSVLATDSSDEQLAEIANEIEELVAQPDWGYDDIAVATKQSGSAVTDIIEAFEGTGIPTESTTVTGFGDDPAIRELLAAVRYFADEEDDVPDHGPELDTDRLDRVSETESLGDAIRWWATDSGLKERIAERAAPLDARAQFGNVRRAFRMAEFLEETEFVDATWESYKEMLERAHEYAPQQNQTSATDLNGGVRVDHLQAIKNESFRAVFLVNLVDSEYPGDPFLTRLFPSERVASMPDYPGVTELDGSDVDATFPTTSTASGRSFAQYHTEHARRRLAVGAGAATERLYCCLYEYEDTALEERTQASRFLTAAYEDLPWVTEADEPHITSEQAAEQYLLSRVDDALAEVRRANSQDVTVSLDEVEAELGEIQDLLEQSGSRGDELREALRARVEFANEEVRR, from the coding sequence ATGTCTAATCACTCATCTCACCGGCAGTTCGACGGGGCGTTAGTCACGGTACCGTTCGGGGGCGAAAACGTCGAACGGACAGCGCGAAACGAATACCGAATGCTTCTCGACGAGCACGATTCTGAGGACGTGCTCGTCATCACCGGTGCGCCGACGAGCGCAGACACGTTCCGTGAAGCGTTAGGTGAGGAACTGCCGGGCGCGGCGACGCCGTACGTGACGTCGTCGGTAGTGCACGCGACCGATGTCCTCAACCAGACCGATGACCGCGTCATTCTCTCCGACGCCCTACGGCGGGAACTCCTGTACCGGTTCCTCGCAGATTACGAGTGGGACACGGAGTACCTCCAACGGGCGTCTGCGCAGCCGTCGTTCATTGAGGACGTGGATGCCGTGATGGGCACGATTTCCTGGCAGACGGTCAGGCCTGACGATACTCCGGAACTCCGTGACATCACGACTGCGCTTGACGCGTTCCACGAGTGGCTCGCCGAGCACGGGCACATGGAGCGCGGGCAACTCATCTCGGAAGCGCTCGATGTCCTCACCGGGGATGCCCGCGGCGACGTCGTTGATTTCGACGCGGTGATCGCGGTCGAGTTTGAGGAGTTCTTCCCGCTTGATCGCGCGTATCTCGACGCGCTTGCGGGAGACTGCGAGCTCGTCTGTGTCGCTGAAGAGCACGCGAGTGTGCGCCGGACGTGGGTTGAGACAGGGCCAGTCACGAACTACGTCTCGTTCAGCGAATCCCGACAAGGGGCATCGGGGACGCCGTCGACGCGACCAGCTGCAACGGCAGCCTATTTCGCCGAAGAAACGGTCCCGGAAGATCCGGAAGCCGGGTCGGTGTCCGTCCTCGCCACAGACTCCAGTGACGAACAACTCGCTGAGATTGCGAACGAGATTGAAGAGCTCGTCGCGCAGCCGGACTGGGGGTACGACGACATCGCTGTCGCCACGAAGCAAAGCGGGAGTGCTGTTACAGACATTATCGAAGCGTTCGAAGGCACCGGGATTCCAACGGAATCGACAACCGTCACCGGGTTCGGTGACGATCCCGCGATTCGGGAACTCCTCGCGGCCGTTCGGTACTTCGCCGACGAGGAAGATGATGTACCCGACCACGGTCCAGAACTCGATACGGACCGCTTAGACCGTGTCAGCGAGACGGAGAGCCTCGGAGACGCGATTCGCTGGTGGGCAACGGACTCCGGGTTAAAAGAGCGGATCGCGGAGCGGGCGGCCCCGTTGGATGCACGGGCGCAGTTCGGGAACGTCCGACGGGCGTTCCGAATGGCCGAGTTCCTCGAAGAGACCGAGTTTGTGGATGCGACGTGGGAATCCTACAAGGAGATGCTCGAACGCGCTCACGAATACGCACCGCAGCAGAACCAGACAAGCGCGACGGATCTCAACGGTGGTGTCCGCGTCGATCACTTGCAAGCGATCAAGAACGAGTCCTTCCGCGCTGTGTTCCTCGTGAATCTCGTCGACAGTGAGTACCCAGGTGACCCGTTCCTGACACGGTTGTTCCCGAGCGAGCGAGTCGCGTCGATGCCAGACTACCCTGGTGTAACGGAACTCGATGGATCGGACGTGGATGCGACGTTCCCGACGACGTCGACAGCGTCAGGACGATCGTTCGCCCAGTACCACACGGAGCACGCGCGTCGACGGTTAGCTGTCGGTGCTGGCGCGGCGACAGAGCGGCTCTACTGTTGTCTCTACGAGTACGAAGACACGGCGCTCGAAGAGCGTACGCAGGCATCGCGGTTCCTCACAGCAGCGTATGAGGATCTTCCGTGGGTGACCGAGGCCGATGAGCCACACATTACGAGTGAGCAAGCGGCGGAGCAGTACCTGCTGTCGCGGGTTGACGACGCGCTCGCGGAGGTACGCCGCGCGAACAGTCAGGACGTGACGGTGTCGCTTGACGAGGTCGAAGCGGAACTCGGAGAGATTCAGGACCTACTCGAACAAAGCGGCTCCCGAGGAGACGAGCTCCGAGAAGCGTTGCGTGCACGTGTCGAATTCGCTAACGAGGAGGTGCGGCGATGA
- a CDS encoding site-specific integrase: protein MSLEPIDAETALELYLADRGNELSEASLKGHKYRLGHFVRWCDEVEEIQNLNKLSGRQLHKYRLWRREDGDLNKVSEKTQMDTLRVFIRWLESVDGVEQDLSQKVLSPAITPDENSRDVMLDSDNASKVLAHLEKYEYASIQHVSIALMWHTMMRVGGVHALDIDDYDSNEKCIKVRHRPDTGTPIKNQGEGERMVALSDQVCNLLNDWLDAKRPSVTDEYGREPLLASREGRTNKTTLRAYVYRWTRPCVYSTECPHDRGLGECSAVERDTAYECPSSVSPHAIRRGSITHSLNSDMPDKVVSDRANVSQRVIEQHYDRRTEREKMEQRREYLDNL, encoded by the coding sequence ATGAGTCTCGAACCAATAGATGCTGAAACCGCGCTTGAACTGTACCTCGCTGACAGAGGGAACGAATTATCGGAGGCCTCTCTGAAGGGGCACAAGTACCGACTCGGTCACTTCGTCCGCTGGTGTGATGAGGTAGAAGAGATACAGAATCTCAACAAACTTAGCGGCCGCCAGCTGCACAAGTACCGGCTCTGGCGGCGCGAGGATGGCGACCTGAACAAGGTCAGCGAGAAGACGCAGATGGATACCCTTCGCGTGTTCATCCGGTGGCTAGAGTCTGTCGACGGCGTAGAACAGGACCTGAGTCAGAAGGTGCTGTCTCCGGCGATCACTCCTGATGAGAACTCTCGGGACGTAATGTTGGACAGTGACAATGCTTCGAAGGTGCTCGCGCATCTGGAGAAGTACGAATACGCGAGCATCCAGCACGTCTCAATTGCCCTGATGTGGCACACGATGATGCGCGTCGGCGGTGTTCACGCACTCGACATTGACGACTACGATTCAAACGAGAAGTGTATCAAGGTCCGTCATCGACCAGATACAGGCACCCCGATCAAAAACCAGGGAGAAGGTGAACGGATGGTCGCGCTCTCAGACCAAGTCTGTAATCTCCTCAATGACTGGTTAGACGCCAAGCGACCGTCGGTAACTGACGAGTACGGTCGAGAACCGTTGCTGGCCTCGCGGGAAGGACGGACCAATAAGACGACGCTGCGTGCCTACGTGTACCGCTGGACTCGTCCGTGTGTCTATAGCACCGAGTGTCCACACGACCGCGGCCTCGGCGAGTGTTCAGCAGTAGAGCGGGACACTGCCTACGAGTGTCCGTCGAGCGTGAGTCCTCACGCAATTCGCCGCGGAAGCATCACGCACAGCCTGAACAGTGACATGCCGGATAAGGTCGTCAGTGACCGAGCGAACGTCAGTCAGCGGGTGATCGAACAGCACTACGACCGACGTACTGAACGAGAGAAGATGGAACAGCGCCGCGAATATCTCGACAACCTCTAG
- a CDS encoding site-specific integrase, protein MLEPTTPEEAVELYLKDRKGDIAHSTHNRHHERLKRFLEWCEETGFDNMNDITGKKLLEYKQWRKADGLANVTLKNQLWTLRVFLQFCENIDAAPKRINEKMRMPDLDVGEDTRDVLVTSAEAEQILDYCEKFEYATPRHVTFYLLWHTGIRSGTARALDVSDYYSKEQYLDVSHQPEQGTPLKNKERGERQITLKTELCEVLDDYIDMHHPMQEDDYGRVPLLGTSHGRPHKTTIQYKIYTLTRPCHYTNECPHDRDPNECEANSHSQASQCPSSVSPHAVRRGSITHHRKAEIPKDVASERMNVSTEVLDKHYDRRTKEEQREARQKYLDGL, encoded by the coding sequence ATGCTGGAACCAACAACACCAGAAGAAGCAGTTGAACTGTACCTGAAAGACCGGAAAGGTGACATCGCTCACTCTACCCACAACCGTCATCACGAGCGTCTCAAACGCTTTCTGGAGTGGTGCGAAGAGACAGGCTTCGACAACATGAACGACATCACTGGTAAGAAGCTACTTGAGTACAAGCAGTGGCGCAAAGCCGACGGGCTGGCGAACGTGACCCTGAAGAACCAGCTCTGGACACTTCGTGTGTTCCTCCAGTTCTGCGAAAACATCGATGCCGCCCCGAAACGCATTAACGAGAAAATGAGGATGCCTGATCTCGATGTGGGCGAGGACACAAGAGATGTCCTCGTCACCTCAGCGGAAGCCGAACAAATCCTTGACTACTGCGAGAAGTTCGAATACGCGACACCTCGTCACGTCACGTTCTATCTTCTATGGCACACCGGGATCCGGTCAGGAACGGCCAGAGCCCTTGACGTCAGTGACTACTACTCGAAAGAGCAGTACCTTGATGTTTCGCACCAGCCTGAACAGGGCACTCCACTGAAGAATAAAGAGCGTGGTGAACGCCAAATCACCCTGAAAACCGAACTCTGCGAAGTCTTAGATGACTACATCGATATGCACCATCCGATGCAAGAGGACGACTACGGCCGTGTGCCCTTGTTAGGCACGTCTCACGGCCGACCTCACAAAACGACTATCCAGTACAAGATCTACACGCTCACCCGCCCGTGTCACTACACGAACGAGTGTCCACACGACAGAGATCCAAACGAGTGCGAAGCAAACAGTCACAGCCAAGCGAGTCAGTGTCCCAGCTCTGTGAGTCCACACGCCGTCCGTCGAGGCTCGATCACCCACCATCGAAAGGCTGAAATCCCGAAAGATGTGGCATCCGAGCGAATGAACGTGAGTACGGAGGTGCTCGATAAGCACTACGACCGCCGAACCAAAGAAGAACAGCGAGAGGCGAGACAAAAGTACCTCGACGGACTCTGA
- a CDS encoding winged helix-turn-helix domain-containing protein, whose product MSYEKKPADEDIVEFLKHIDYSARPAEIARETGLSKPYVTRRCKIMAEAGILIREEGGYVIGHDIPGLESPVILTADREYLLSIVREIAPDRVSEVRGKPVDDLRKFIKDELATNTYPLPNRKVSYAAV is encoded by the coding sequence ATGAGTTACGAAAAGAAACCTGCGGACGAAGATATTGTAGAGTTCCTAAAACATATCGACTATTCGGCCCGACCGGCCGAGATAGCCCGAGAGACCGGGCTGAGCAAGCCTTACGTCACCAGGCGGTGTAAAATAATGGCGGAAGCTGGCATCCTCATCCGGGAGGAAGGCGGCTACGTCATCGGGCACGACATACCCGGGTTGGAAAGCCCGGTGATCCTGACTGCGGACCGCGAGTATCTCCTGAGCATTGTTCGGGAGATTGCTCCGGATCGGGTATCTGAAGTCCGAGGGAAGCCGGTTGATGATCTGCGGAAGTTCATCAAAGACGAGTTAGCGACCAACACGTACCCGCTTCCCAATCGGAAAGTCAGCTACGCGGCTGTCTAA
- a CDS encoding phospholipase D-like domain-containing protein, which produces MTKTEFEATVDFDDGSTADLEMAADKSWDSFLNYFGDAQHVYCVTYSQSPAFIYKMFQNQDLAVDSLEVIVGDSQHDDYRRSLKNTSNAKRIAAQLESLRQDGDLLIHTVDSARVLLHTKLYIVENQDGSRTLICGSANLSKQAWQGSKQTNVNIAWRTDGDTPVDEWFERLYAFHKDYATPFMEDLTEEIEDAETAEEEAKIYDIWLGGDEFSDDPVAELNARLDEAVDDDQVNTYNVVTDAEEAEKAVFAAEDTDTDPTEISPDKRVRLSPQGLEDAISNLDDTLSANNIRINDGEIVATPAGIARYKETFTGYPDLNVDRDENNVGLRVDDSVLELTAPLPDDPQEVADALDLIEQYIETVGEFGETRTPKETRAHFYEGIIYFCWAPFANYCAHHYAEYESAELDKDLPFLFLHGDNDSGKGMFLRFGTRLISNGYVQEVTTGDDFVKNNIERARASDTVFPYIVDDVAKSKIDRDIIKSYWEGKWDGSIQMPTFIFSSNDSTKPKSELRTRMKTLDFNVNFSELKKDEREAAAQIAGQADSCNLFPWFAHLFLQRDISLPDQSDRLADARDVFVELYAYAEKEPPEYVPLETPAEQEHDPGRRKWISALSDGLCELDFKDDGRIVADFSAHLDQQQCWEFQKATPAHIRAGIYGPAVQFESANRFQNWIDEPSVIEDARCNTETAADDIGVLSRVTRLVRG; this is translated from the coding sequence ATGACCAAGACAGAATTCGAAGCAACAGTCGATTTCGATGACGGCAGCACCGCCGATCTGGAGATGGCTGCCGACAAATCATGGGATAGTTTCCTGAACTACTTCGGTGACGCCCAGCACGTCTACTGCGTCACGTACAGTCAGTCCCCCGCGTTCATCTACAAGATGTTTCAGAATCAGGATCTCGCAGTGGACTCACTGGAGGTCATCGTCGGGGACAGCCAGCACGACGACTACCGGCGCTCGCTGAAGAACACGAGCAACGCGAAGAGGATCGCCGCGCAACTGGAATCGCTGCGCCAAGACGGTGATCTGCTCATCCACACCGTCGATTCCGCACGCGTCCTGCTTCATACGAAACTCTACATCGTCGAGAACCAGGACGGGTCACGTACACTCATCTGTGGGTCGGCGAACCTCTCCAAGCAGGCCTGGCAGGGGAGCAAGCAAACCAACGTCAACATCGCCTGGCGTACCGACGGGGACACGCCCGTCGACGAGTGGTTCGAACGGCTGTACGCGTTCCACAAGGACTACGCGACGCCGTTCATGGAGGATCTCACCGAGGAGATCGAGGACGCCGAAACGGCAGAAGAAGAGGCGAAGATCTACGACATCTGGCTGGGCGGCGACGAGTTCAGTGACGACCCGGTCGCCGAGCTGAACGCCCGGCTCGACGAAGCAGTTGACGACGACCAGGTCAATACGTACAACGTCGTCACCGACGCCGAAGAAGCAGAGAAAGCGGTGTTCGCCGCTGAAGATACAGACACCGATCCAACCGAAATCAGTCCGGACAAGCGTGTCCGCCTCTCCCCGCAGGGCCTCGAAGACGCTATCTCGAATCTGGACGACACGCTGTCTGCCAATAACATCCGGATCAACGACGGCGAAATCGTAGCGACACCCGCCGGCATCGCGCGGTACAAAGAGACCTTCACAGGGTATCCAGATCTCAACGTCGATAGAGACGAGAACAATGTCGGGTTGCGAGTTGACGACTCCGTCCTTGAACTAACAGCACCACTGCCGGACGATCCGCAGGAAGTCGCTGACGCACTCGACCTGATCGAGCAGTACATCGAAACTGTCGGCGAGTTCGGCGAAACGCGAACGCCAAAGGAGACGCGGGCACATTTCTACGAGGGAATTATCTACTTCTGCTGGGCTCCGTTCGCTAACTACTGCGCCCATCACTACGCCGAATACGAGTCCGCAGAGCTGGACAAGGATCTACCGTTCCTGTTCCTCCACGGTGACAACGACAGCGGGAAAGGCATGTTCCTGCGGTTCGGGACGCGTCTCATCTCGAACGGGTACGTGCAGGAAGTCACGACCGGGGACGACTTCGTGAAAAACAACATCGAGCGCGCTCGTGCGTCGGACACAGTTTTCCCGTACATCGTTGACGACGTGGCGAAGTCGAAAATCGACCGGGACATCATCAAGTCGTACTGGGAGGGGAAGTGGGATGGGTCTATCCAGATGCCGACGTTCATTTTCTCCTCGAACGACTCCACGAAGCCGAAATCCGAACTCCGCACTCGGATGAAGACGCTGGATTTCAACGTTAACTTCTCCGAACTGAAGAAAGACGAACGCGAAGCCGCCGCGCAGATCGCGGGGCAGGCAGACAGTTGTAACCTGTTCCCGTGGTTCGCTCATCTGTTCTTGCAGCGGGATATCTCGCTTCCAGATCAGTCGGATCGGCTCGCGGATGCTCGGGACGTGTTCGTGGAGCTGTACGCGTATGCCGAGAAGGAACCGCCGGAGTACGTTCCGCTTGAGACACCCGCCGAGCAGGAGCACGATCCGGGGCGTCGGAAGTGGATCAGTGCGCTGTCCGACGGGCTGTGTGAACTCGATTTCAAGGACGACGGACGGATTGTCGCTGATTTCTCGGCACATCTGGACCAGCAGCAATGCTGGGAGTTCCAGAAGGCCACGCCAGCCCATATCCGGGCGGGTATTTACGGGCCGGCGGTTCAGTTTGAAAGCGCGAACAGGTTCCAGAATTGGATTGATGAGCCCAGTGTCATTGAAGATGCACGATGCAATACCGAGACAGCCGCTGACGACATCGGTGTGCTGTCTCGGGTCACGCGGCTCGTCCGAGGGTAA
- a CDS encoding Piwi domain-containing protein, whose translation MGRVDDAFLDVIHNESRMKPEERFNVVTSFVDLLGPTPYFNFDPTPQPTNAGYREHKTRNIPNLRFGDGQTGYYGAGGLERNGYGVYKSPESFDIIALYPEDDEDDARPYVLSLLNKLADYDASPTAFDRDTYELGSEFHYSQPAQKASDYDAALIVVPDEDEAAEADYDDPYPEFKRRLGQLGVPSQMISVDNLGNDNYGGNICSSLIGKAGGVPWRIDDVPGGVDAFVGLDVTYDHATKQHLGAAANVIMADGTILASEAVTKQAGETFDEDDVANVIKHVLEIFAEEEGRPPRHVVIHRDGKFYLDVESLINRLDKARDLIQRFDLVEIRKSGNPRIAKYDESKSRFDIADKGVAFYVHNGDHSYLTTTGGKEGSPGTPRPLQIVKRHGSTDLDTLAEQTYWLSEAHVGSLSRSTRLPITTYYADKCADFAMKGYLTKGSVIRGVPYI comes from the coding sequence TTGGGTCGCGTCGATGACGCGTTCCTGGACGTCATCCACAATGAGAGCCGGATGAAACCCGAGGAACGGTTCAACGTCGTCACGTCGTTCGTCGACCTGCTCGGTCCGACACCGTACTTCAACTTCGACCCAACCCCCCAACCCACGAACGCCGGGTACCGAGAACACAAGACGCGGAATATCCCGAACCTGCGGTTCGGTGACGGACAGACAGGGTACTACGGGGCTGGCGGGCTGGAACGGAACGGCTACGGCGTGTACAAGTCACCAGAGTCGTTCGACATCATCGCGCTGTATCCCGAAGACGACGAGGATGACGCACGGCCATACGTGCTATCGCTGCTCAACAAGCTCGCAGACTACGATGCGAGCCCGACAGCGTTCGACCGCGACACCTACGAACTCGGCTCGGAGTTCCACTACTCCCAGCCCGCGCAGAAAGCGAGTGACTACGATGCGGCACTGATCGTCGTGCCGGACGAAGACGAGGCTGCAGAAGCGGACTACGACGATCCGTATCCCGAGTTCAAGCGGCGGCTCGGCCAACTCGGCGTGCCGAGTCAGATGATCTCCGTCGACAACCTCGGTAACGACAACTACGGCGGGAATATCTGCTCGTCCCTTATCGGGAAAGCGGGCGGGGTGCCGTGGCGGATCGACGACGTTCCCGGGGGCGTTGACGCGTTCGTCGGCCTTGACGTGACCTACGACCACGCGACGAAGCAACACCTCGGCGCAGCCGCGAACGTCATCATGGCCGACGGAACCATCCTCGCGTCCGAGGCCGTCACGAAGCAGGCTGGCGAGACGTTCGACGAGGACGACGTAGCGAACGTCATCAAGCACGTCCTGGAAATCTTCGCCGAAGAGGAAGGCCGACCGCCCCGGCACGTGGTAATCCATCGGGACGGGAAGTTCTACCTCGACGTCGAGAGCCTCATCAACCGTCTCGACAAAGCCCGCGATCTCATCCAGCGGTTCGACCTCGTCGAGATCCGGAAATCCGGGAACCCCCGCATCGCCAAGTACGACGAATCGAAATCACGGTTCGACATCGCGGACAAAGGCGTCGCCTTCTATGTTCACAACGGCGACCACTCCTACCTGACCACGACCGGTGGGAAGGAGGGCAGTCCAGGCACGCCGCGGCCGTTACAGATCGTGAAACGGCACGGATCGACAGATCTCGACACGCTCGCGGAGCAAACCTACTGGCTATCGGAAGCACACGTCGGGTCGCTGAGCCGCTCCACTCGGCTCCCCATCACCACGTACTACGCCGACAAGTGCGCCGACTTCGCCATGAAGGGCTACCTCACCAAAGGCAGCGTCATCCGCGGTGTCCCGTACATCTGA